The Lewinellaceae bacterium DNA window GGATCAGAATGATATTCAGTAATGACACCACGACCTTCAACGGATCCTGGCTCATCCAGGCCAATGCCGAGGTGACAATCAAAAAGAAGACTGAATAGAAATAGATCCAGTTGCTTCGTAACAAATCTTTCAGGCTATAGATGATTATCTTCCGCATAATCAGTGCATTATGTGTTTAGAACCGGGCTTAGGGATATTAATCCGGTACGGTGATGCAGCTGCTTTGCTTTGAGCATCATCCCGGCAATGGCATCCTCCAGGTCATTGTGATTCGTCTTTTGTTTCAGTTCAGCAGGTGCGCCATGAAAATGGATGGTACCATCGAGCAGAAAGATAAGATCGTCTGCCATCGCATCGACCATCGGGATGATGTGGGTCGTAAGCAGGATCATCTTTCCGGCCTTTCGTTCTTCTTCGATTAGATTGCGCAGCGCCACCATGGCGATTGGATCCAGGCCAGCCGTTGGCTCATCCAGGATGCGTATAGGAGTATCGTACATAAAGGTCAGCACCAGATTGATCTTTTGCCTGGTGCCCCCGGATAAATGACCCAGCTTTTTGTCCAGGTAGGATTCAATGGAGAAATATTGGATAAATTGATCTTTTAGGATGGACGGTCCCCGGATCTCTTCGATGACTTTCAGCAGCTCTTTCACTTTGAGGTTTTCCGGAAACCGGGCAATCTGAGGTAAGTAACTGATGTCGTTGCGATAGGTATATGACCTGTGAATCTTTTGACCACGAACGATTATTTCCCCCTGGCTCGGGATCACCAATCCAAGGATCAGTTTGATCATGGTGGATTTGCCACTTCCATTGGGCCCCAGAATAGCCGTTACACCCGGATTGGTCAACTCCAGATCAATAT harbors:
- a CDS encoding ABC transporter ATP-binding protein; this translates as MIQLHHLFKTYGKLEVLRDIDLELTNPGVTAILGPNGSGKSTMIKLILGLVIPSQGEIIVRGQKIHRSYTYRNDISYLPQIARFPENLKVKELLKVIEEIRGPSILKDQFIQYFSIESYLDKKLGHLSGGTRQKINLVLTFMYDTPIRILDEPTAGLDPIAMVALRNLIEEERKAGKMILLTTHIIPMVDAMADDLIFLLDGTIHFHGAPAELKQKTNHNDLEDAIAGMMLKAKQLHHRTGLISLSPVLNT